AATATAAAGTTCCCGTAGGATTTCCTGGATTACAAATTAAAATAGCACGAGTTCTAGGAGTAATTAAAGCTTCAAACTCATCAATCTTAGGCAAAGCAAAACCGTTCTCTATACTGGTATTAATAGGTACTACATTAACCCCAGCAGCAATTGAAAAACTTGTATAGTTAGCATAAAAAGGTTCAGGAATGATGATTTCATCTTGAGGGTCTGTAATACTCGCTATGGTAAAATATAGAGCTTCGGATCCTCCTGTAGTTACTAAAATTTGTTCATTTGTAATATTGATATTATGCTTTTTATAATAATCAACCAATTTGTTTCTGTATTGCTCAGAACCATTAGAGGTGGAGTATTCCAAGACTTCCATATCTATATTACGAATTGCATCTAAAGCAACTTTAGGGGTCTTTATATCTGGTTGTCCAATATTTAAATAAAATATTTCAGTACCACGTTTCTTGGCGGCTTCTGCATAAGGAACCAATTTACGAATTGGAGACTCAGGAATAGCACGACCTTTGTTAGAAACTCTAAGCATTTATTTAATTTTTATTTTATTGATTTAAGGGGAACAAAAGTACAAATTTCTAATCTTCTTAAAGAATACTAGTGGTATTATCTCTTGTTTGTCTTTATTTTGTGTTATTGCAAAAAAAAAACTGCTTATTCTAAAATAAGCAGTTTTGAGTTTTATTAGGAGTATATTAATTAATCTTTTAATACTTCTCCCTTAATTCTAACTACTTTAGGATGTTCCGTGGCGTTAGAAATTATAGTAACTGTTTTGGTAAATCTACCTACACGATCTGTAGCATATTTTACTTTAATTTGTCCAGATTTTCCTGGCATAATTGGTTCTTCTGGCTTAGTAGGTACTGTACATCCACAGCTTCCTTTTACGCTTTTTATAATTAAAGGAGCGCTTCCTACATTTTTAAAATTAAAATAACGTACACCATCAGCATTATGAGCAATGGTTCCGTAGTCTATTACTTCTTTTTCAAATTTAATAATAGGTTTTAAAGTGTTATCTGTACTAGCAGTTGCTTGTTGTGCAAATGTTAACATTGGAGCTAAGGCCATACAGATGATAAAAGCTAATTTCTTCATGTTGATTAAATTTTAAGTAAAAATAAATTTTATATTGAAACTTTCAATAACTATACCGTTATTTTTTTTAGTCGTAGGGATATTTAGTATTTTTGGCGTCCTGTTATTTAACAAAAATAAAGAATGAGTATTCCTAATACATATAATGCTACTGCGGTAGAAGAAAAATGGTACGATTACTGGATGAAAAACAACTACTTTCATTCAACACCTAACGACAAAAAACCTTATACAATTGTAATTCCTCCGCCAAATGTTACAGGAGTGTTACACATGGGACACATGCTTAACAATACTATTCAAGATGTATTGATTCGTAGAGCTCGTTTAAGAGGTTACAACGCTTGTTGGGTACCCGGTACAGACCATGCTTCTATTGCTACAGAAGCTAAAGTGGTTGCTAAGTTAAAATCTGAAGGAATTAACAAAGAGGATTTAACTCGTGATGAGTTCTTGAAACACGCTTGGGAGTGGACAGATAAACATGGGGGAATTATTTTAGATCAGCTTAAAAAATTAGGTGCTTCTTGCGATTGGGAACGTACAAAGTTTACTATGGATGCAGATTTAAGTGAATCTGTAACCAAAGTTTTTGTTGATTTATACAAAAAAGGAGATATCTATAGAGGGTATCGTATGGTAAACTGGGATCCAGAAGCAAAAACTACTTTATCTGATGAAGAAGTGATTTTTGAAGAAAAACAAGGAAACTTTTACCACATCAATTATAAAATAGAAGGAACTGATGAAGTAGTAACTATTGCTACCACTCGTCCAGAAACATTGTTAGGAGATACTGCTATTTGTATCAATCCTAACGATGAAAGATACACACATCTTAAAGGAAAAAAAGCTATTGTACCTATTGCCAATAGAGTAATTCCTATCATAGAAGATGAATATGTAGATATTGAGTTTGGAACAGGTTGTTTAAAAATAACCCCTGCACACGATCAAAATGATAAAGTTTTAGGAGAAAAGCACAACCTAGAGGTTATTGATATTTTAAATGATGATGCTACTTTAAATGAAAACGGATTGCATTACAATGGTAAAGATCGTTTTGTAGTTCGTAAAGAAATTACTAAAGAGTTAGAAGAAATTGGAGCTTTGGTAAAAGTAGAGCAACACATGCACAAAGTTGGAACTTCTGAAAGAACCAAAGCGGTAATTGAACCTAAAATTTCTGCTCAGTGGTTTTTACGTATGGAAGAAATCGTAAAACCAGCTTTAGATGCGGTGTTAAAAGATGAAGATATTAAATTATACCCTAAACGTTACAACAACACGTATCGTCATTGGTTAGAAAATATTCGCGATTGGAATATTTCTCGTCAATTGTGGTGGGGACATCAAATTCCTGCTTTTTTCTATGGTGATGGAGTAGAAGATTTTGTAGTGGCAACTTCAGTAGAAGAAGCATTGCCATTGGCAATAGAAAAAACTGGAAACACTGCTTTAACAGTTGCCAACTTAAAACAAGATGAAGATGCTTTAGATACTTGGTTTTCTTCTTGGTTATGGCCAATTTCTGTTTTTGATGGAATTAACAATCCTGATAACGAAGAAATTAATTACTATTACCCAACCAACGATTTGGTTACAGGTCCAGATATTATTTTCTTTTGGGTAGCTAGAATGGTGTTTGCAGGGTATGAATTTAGAAATGATAAACCATTTAGCAACGTATATTTTACAGGAATTGTTCGTGATAAGCAAAGACGTAAAATGTCTAAATCTTTAGGGAACTCTCCAGATCCAATTGAGTTGATGAAACAATACGGAGCAGATGGTGTTCGTGTAGGATTATTATTATCTGCTGCAGCAGGTAACGACTTAATGTTTGATGAAGATTTATGTGCACAAGGGCGTAATTTTGCTAATAAAATATGGAATGCCTTTAAATTGATTAAAGGTTGGGAAGTTTCAGAAACAGAAGCACAACCAGAAGCTTCTAAAATAGCGATTGATTGGTACAAAGCTAAATTCCAAAAAACATTAGCAGAAATAGATGCTAATTTTGAAGTATACAGATTGAGTGACTCTTTGATGAGTATTTATAAATTGGTTTGGGAAGATTTCTGTGCTTGGTTCTTAGAAATGATTAAACCAGCCTTTGGTTCTCCAATGAATGCTGTTACTTTTAAAGAAGTAATAGGGATCTTAGAAGATAATTTAAAGATTTTACATCCTTTTATGCCTCACTTAACAGAAGAAGTTTGGCAGTTAATTTCTGATAGAACTCCAGAAGAAGCTTTAATTATTGCAGAATATCCTAAAGCTACAGAGTATAACAAAGACATCATTGCTAATTTTGAAATTGCATCAGAAGTAATTTCAGGAATTAGAACCATTAGAAAAGACAAAAATATTTCATTTAAAGAAACGATTGATTTGTCTGTTTTAAATAATGATAACACTTCTAAAGACTTTGATGCTGTTATTGTTAAAATGGGGAATTTAGCTGAGTTATCTTATGTAGATGCTGCTGTAGATGGAGCATTGAGTTTCCGTGTGAAATCTAATGAATACTTTGTGCCAATGGCAGGAGCTATTGATATTGAAGCAGAAGTAGCCAAGTTAAACGAAGAATTAAAGTATACAGAAGGTTTCTTAAAATCTGTTCAAAAGAAATTATCTAACGAGCGTTTTGTAAGCAATGCTCCAGAGCAAGTTATTGCTAGTGAACGTAAAAAAGAATCGGATGCTTTATCTAAAATAGAAACCATAAAAGCTAGTTTGGCTTCATTGGTATAATTTAAAAAAGATATAATTTTAAAATCCCAACATTTTATGTTGGGATTTTTTTTGTCATTTTTTTATAAAGTTGCTGGTTATTTTATGGATTGTTAATGTAAAATATATATTTTTAGATTTTTACTAATTAAATCTAATAATCTATAATGAATCATAAAAACTATAAGGAAAAAAGAAAGAAATCATCAGAATTTAAAAGTAGAAAAGAATATTTGGAGCATGAACTCTCTATATTAAATTTTAGAAAATGGCGAATAAACTTACCTTTTAGAGATTATTCCATTGAAATAGAAGATATAGCACCTGGAATTGCAGCAACTATAGGTAAAGTAGTGATGGTAACAGCCATTGTTGCTGCTTTAGCTTCACAGTTTGGTTTGTCTCCAGAGTTTGTGGCCGAAAATGTACGCTTTGAGTTGTTAATTGCAGGTGGTTTTTTTGTGATTTTATTTTCTGCTATTTTAAATCCTAATGCAAACTTATCTGGAACTCATGGGCCAATGCTTCCATTAATTCCCATTATAGCAGCTGCAGGTGGGCACCCATTGGCTTTGGGAATTTTAATTGGAGTTTTTGGTATTGCATTAAGTATAACCAAGGGAGGTTCTAAATTAATGAACTTGACTGGAATTGGGGTGAGAGGTGGATTACTTATTTATTTAGGAGCGATGGGGCTTTTAAGTCAGATTGATAAATTAGAAGGTTGGGCTGCTAATGCTGGGCAAAGCACTATATCTTTTGTAATTATAGGTCTGATTATTTTGATATATGCATATTTAGCAAGAATAGGAAAAAGATGGGTAGCAATTCCGTTGTGTTCAACCATAGCAGGATTAGTAGCCTATTTTATGGGAGCTCATTTTGAATTTACTACAGCTCCAGGTTTACCACATATGAACCCTATGTGGTGGTGGGGAGAAACTACAGGTTGGCAAATGGGATGGCCAAAAATAGAGCATTATATTGCTGTAATTCCTTTTGCAATTTTAGCGGTGGTTATGTGGTCTCCAGATTTTTTAGGTCATAGAGTTTTTCAGGAAATTAATTATCCTAAAGGATCAGAAAAGGTGTTGATGGACGTAGATGATACCATGTCAATAGCATCAGTAAGACAAATTGTAGGTTCTTTTTTAGGAGGAGGAAACATAGCTTCTTCTTGGGGAACTTACATGATTCCTGCAGCTATTGCCAAAAGACCAATTCCTGGGGGAGCTTTAATTACCGCAATACTATGTGTGTTGGCTTCTGTTTTTGGTTACCCTATGGATTTAGCCATGTGGGAACCAGTGTTAAGAGTAGCTTTAATTGTGGGAGTATTTTTACCTTTACTTGAAGCAGGAATGCAAATGGTAAAAAAACAAAAAGATTCTGTAAGTGCAGGAACCTGTATTTTTGCTTGTGCTTTTGTAAATCCTGTTTTTGGATGGGCCTTGGCAATGTTGTTAGACAATATGGGATTGATAGGGGATAGAGAAAGAGCAAAAGGAATGTCTTGGAAAGAAAAACTTGTAATACCTGGGGTGATGTTTGTTGTTTGTGTAGTATCGTTAGCTTTAGCTGGGCAATTACCTGGAATTCCTAGGTTGTTATAAAACAATAATAAATAAAAAAAGCATCAATATTTTATTGATGCTTTTTTTTATTCCCATGATAAAGATTTTCTTTCTTTCCAATAATGGATAGGTTCCTTTTTTAAGGATTTTAGTAATTCAATTTCATCTGCGGTTAGTTGAAAATTTAATGTCTTTAAGTTTGATTTTAATTGTTTTTTAGAAAATGCTCCGCTTAAAACAATTGATGGGTTTATACTGTCAACAATAAAACGTAAGGCAATAGCATCTATACCAACATTATATTTTTTAGATAGTTGATTTAATAAATCGGGAGTATTGGTAAATATTCTTCCATTAGCAACCCCTTCTTTAATAACCACTTTTTTGTCATTTTTAATCAAATCAACTAAAGTGTTATAAGT
Above is a genomic segment from Wenyingzhuangia fucanilytica containing:
- a CDS encoding DUF3360 family protein yields the protein MNHKNYKEKRKKSSEFKSRKEYLEHELSILNFRKWRINLPFRDYSIEIEDIAPGIAATIGKVVMVTAIVAALASQFGLSPEFVAENVRFELLIAGGFFVILFSAILNPNANLSGTHGPMLPLIPIIAAAGGHPLALGILIGVFGIALSITKGGSKLMNLTGIGVRGGLLIYLGAMGLLSQIDKLEGWAANAGQSTISFVIIGLIILIYAYLARIGKRWVAIPLCSTIAGLVAYFMGAHFEFTTAPGLPHMNPMWWWGETTGWQMGWPKIEHYIAVIPFAILAVVMWSPDFLGHRVFQEINYPKGSEKVLMDVDDTMSIASVRQIVGSFLGGGNIASSWGTYMIPAAIAKRPIPGGALITAILCVLASVFGYPMDLAMWEPVLRVALIVGVFLPLLEAGMQMVKKQKDSVSAGTCIFACAFVNPVFGWALAMLLDNMGLIGDRERAKGMSWKEKLVIPGVMFVVCVVSLALAGQLPGIPRLL
- a CDS encoding DUF1573 domain-containing protein, producing MKKLAFIICMALAPMLTFAQQATASTDNTLKPIIKFEKEVIDYGTIAHNADGVRYFNFKNVGSAPLIIKSVKGSCGCTVPTKPEEPIMPGKSGQIKVKYATDRVGRFTKTVTIISNATEHPKVVRIKGEVLKD
- a CDS encoding valine--tRNA ligase, encoding MSIPNTYNATAVEEKWYDYWMKNNYFHSTPNDKKPYTIVIPPPNVTGVLHMGHMLNNTIQDVLIRRARLRGYNACWVPGTDHASIATEAKVVAKLKSEGINKEDLTRDEFLKHAWEWTDKHGGIILDQLKKLGASCDWERTKFTMDADLSESVTKVFVDLYKKGDIYRGYRMVNWDPEAKTTLSDEEVIFEEKQGNFYHINYKIEGTDEVVTIATTRPETLLGDTAICINPNDERYTHLKGKKAIVPIANRVIPIIEDEYVDIEFGTGCLKITPAHDQNDKVLGEKHNLEVIDILNDDATLNENGLHYNGKDRFVVRKEITKELEEIGALVKVEQHMHKVGTSERTKAVIEPKISAQWFLRMEEIVKPALDAVLKDEDIKLYPKRYNNTYRHWLENIRDWNISRQLWWGHQIPAFFYGDGVEDFVVATSVEEALPLAIEKTGNTALTVANLKQDEDALDTWFSSWLWPISVFDGINNPDNEEINYYYPTNDLVTGPDIIFFWVARMVFAGYEFRNDKPFSNVYFTGIVRDKQRRKMSKSLGNSPDPIELMKQYGADGVRVGLLLSAAAGNDLMFDEDLCAQGRNFANKIWNAFKLIKGWEVSETEAQPEASKIAIDWYKAKFQKTLAEIDANFEVYRLSDSLMSIYKLVWEDFCAWFLEMIKPAFGSPMNAVTFKEVIGILEDNLKILHPFMPHLTEEVWQLISDRTPEEALIIAEYPKATEYNKDIIANFEIASEVISGIRTIRKDKNISFKETIDLSVLNNDNTSKDFDAVIVKMGNLAELSYVDAAVDGALSFRVKSNEYFVPMAGAIDIEAEVAKLNEELKYTEGFLKSVQKKLSNERFVSNAPEQVIASERKKESDALSKIETIKASLASLV